The Papio anubis isolate 15944 chromosome 1, Panubis1.0, whole genome shotgun sequence genome window below encodes:
- the PTCH2 gene encoding protein patched homolog 2 isoform X3, with amino-acid sequence MTRSPPLRELPPSYTPPARTAAPQILAGSLKAPLWLRAYFQGLLFSLGCGIQRHCGKVLFLGLLAFGALALGLRVAIIETNLEQLWVEVGSRVSQELHYTKEKLGEEAAYTSQMLIQTARQEGENILTPEALGLHLQAALTASKVQVSLYGKSWDLNKICYKSGVPLIENGMIERMIEKLFPCVILTPLDCFWEGAKLQGGSAYLPGRPDIQWTNLDPEQLLEELGPFASLEGFRELLDKAQVGQAYVGRPCLHPDDLHCPPSAPNHHSRQAPNVAHELSGGCHGFSHKFMHWQEELLLGGMARDPQGQLLRAEALQSTFLLMSPRQLYEHFRGDYQTHDIGWSEEQAGTVLQAWQRRFVQLAQEALPENASQQIHAFSSTTLDDILHAFSEVSAARVVGGYLLMLAYACVTMLRWDCAQSQGAVGLAGVLLVALAVASGLGLCALLGITFNAATTQVLPFLALGIGVDDVFLLAHAFTEALPGTPLQVPTLSWQERMGECLQRTGTSVVLTSINNMAAFLMAALVPIPALRAFSLQAAIVVGCTFVAVMLVFPAILSLDLRRRHCQRLDVLCCFSSPCSARVIQILPQELKDETVPVGIAHLTATVQAFTHCEASSQHVVTILPPQAHLVPPPSDPLGSEVFSPGGSTRDLLGQEEETRQKAACKSLPCARWNLAHFARYQFAPLLLQSHAKAIVLVLFGALLGLSLYGATLVQDGLALTDVVPRGTKEHAFLSAQLRYFSLYEVALVTQGGFDYAHSQRALFDLHQRFSSLKAVLPPPATQAPRTWLHYYRSWLQGIQAAFDQDWASGRITRHSYRNGSEDGALAYKLLIQTGDAQEPLDFSQLTTRKLVDREGLIPPELFYMGLTVWVSSDPLGLAASQANFYPPPPEWLHDKYDTTGENLRIPPAQPLEFAQFPFLLRGLQKTADFVEAIEGARAACAEAGQAGVHAYPSGSPFLFWEQYLGLRRCFLLAVCILLVCTFLVCALLLLNPWTAGLIVLVLAMMTVELFGIMGFLGIKLSAIPVVILVASVGIGVEFTVHMALGFLTTQGSRNLRAARALEHTFAPVTDGAISTLLGLLMLAGSHFDFIVRYFFAALTVLTLLGLLHGLVLLPVLLSILGPPPEVIQMYKESPEVLSPPAPQGGGLRWGASPSLPQSFARVTTSMTVAIHPPPLPGAYVHPASDEHPWSPATTSVPGDQVQPLGEKSS; translated from the exons TGGGCAGCCGGGTGAGCCAGGAGCTGCATTACACCAAGGAGAAGCTGGGGGAGGAGGCTGCATACACCTCTCAGATGCTGATACAGACCGCACGGCAGGAGGGAGAGAACATCCTCACGCCCGAAGCACttggcctccacctccaggcaGCCCTCACTGCCAGTAAAGTCCAAGTATCACTCTATGGGAA GTCCTGGGATTTGAACAAAATCTGCTACAAGTCAGGAGTTCCCCTTATTGAAAATGGAATGATTGAGCGG ATGATTGAGAAGCTGTTTCCGTGCGTGATCCTCACTCCCCTCGACTGCTTCTGGGAGGGAGCCAAACTCCAAGGGGGCTCCGCCTACCTGCC TGGCCGTCCGGATATCCAGTGGACCAACCTGGATCCAGAGCAGCTGCTGGAGGAGCTGGGTCCCTTTGCCTCCCTTGAGGGCTTCCGGGAGCTGCTAGACAAGGCACAGGTGGGCCAGGCCTACGTGGGGCGGCCCTGTCTACACCCTGATGACCTCCACTGCCCACCTAGTGCCCCCAACCATCACAGCAGGCAG GCTCCCAACGTGGCTCACGAGCTGAGTGGGGGCTGCCATGGCTTCTCCCACAAATTCATGCACTGGCAGGAGGAATTGCTGCTGGGAGGCATGGCCAGAGACCCCCAGGGACAGCTGCTGAG GGCAGAGGCCCTGCAGAGCACCTTCTTGCTGATGAGTCCCCGCCAACTGTACGAGCATTTCCGGGGTGACTATCAGACGCATGACATTGGCTGGAGTGAGGAGCAGGCTGGCACAGTGCTACAAGCCTGGCAGCGGCGCTTTGTGCAG CTGGCCCAGGAGGCCCTGCCTGAGAACGCTTCCCAGCAGATCCACGCCTTCTCCTCCACCACCCTGGACGACATCCTGCATGCGTTCTCTGAAGTCAGCGCTGCCCGTGTGGTGGGAGGCTATCTGCTCATG CTGGCCTATGCCTGTGTGACAATGCTACGGTGGGACTGTGCCCAGTCCCAGGGTGCTGTGGGCCTTGCCGGGGTACTGCTGGTGGCCCTGGCGGTGGCCTCAGGCCTTGGGCTCTGTGCCCTGCTCGGCATCACCTTCAATGCTGCCACTACCCAG GTGCTGCCCTTCTTGGCTCTGGGAATCGGCGTGGATGACGTATTCCTGCTGGCGCACGCCTTCACAGAGGCTCTGCCTGGCACCCCTCTCCAG GTCCCCACTCTGTCCTGGCAGGAGCGCATGGGCGAGTGTCTGCAGCGCACGGGCACCAGTGTTGTACTCACATCCATCAACAACATGGCCGCCTTCCTCATGGCTGCCCTCGTTCCCATCCCCGCGCTGCGAGCCTTCTCCCTACAG GCGGCCATAGTGGTTGGCTGCACCTTTGTAGCCGTGATGCTTGTCTTCCCAGCCATCCTCAGCCTGGACCTACGGCGGCGCCACTGCCAGCGCCTCGATGTGCTCTGCTGCTTCTCCAG TCCCTGCTCTGCTCGGGTGATTCAGATCCTGCCCCAGGAGCTGAAGGACGAGACGGTTCCAGTGGGCATTGCCCACCTCACTGCCACAGTTCAAGCCTTTACACACTGTGAAGCCAGCAGCCAGCATGTGGTCACCATCCTGCCTCCCCAAGCCCACCTGGTGCCCCCACCTTCTGACCCACTGGGCTCTGAGGTCTTCAGCCCTGGAGGGTCCACACGGGACCTTCTAGGCCAGGAGGAGGAGACAAGGCAGAAGGCAGCCTGCAAGTCCCTGCCCTGTGCCCGCTGGAATCTTGCCCATTTTGCCCGCTACCAGTTTGCCCCCTTGCTGCTGCAGTCACATGCCAAG GCCATTGTGCTGGTGCTCTTTGGCGCTCTTCTGGGCCTGAGCCTCTACGGAGCCACCTTGGTGCAAGACGGCCTGGCCCTGACGGATGTGGTGCCCCGGGGCACCAAGGAGCATGCCTTCCTGAGCGCCCAGCTCAGGTACTTCTCCCTGTACGAGGTGGCCCTGGTGACCCAGGGTGGCTTTGACTACGCCCACTCCCAACGCGCCCTCTTTGATCTGCACCAGCGCTTCAGTTCCCTCAAGGCAGTGCTGCCCCCACCGGCCACCCAGGCACCCCGCACCTGGCTGCACTATTACCGCAGCTGGCTACAGG GAATCCAGGCTGCCTTTGACCAGGACTGGGCTTCTGGGCGCATCACCCGCCACTCGTACCGCAATGGCTCTGAGGATGGGGCCCTGGCCTACAAGCTGCTCATCCAGACTGGAGACGCCCAGGAGCCTCTGGATTTCAGCCAG CTGACCACAAGGAAGCTGGTAGACAGGGAGGGACTGATTCCACCCGAGCTCTTCTACATGGGGCTGACCGTGTGGGTGAGCAGTGACCCCCTGGGTCTGGCAGCCTCACAGGCCAACTTCTACCCCCCACCTCCTGAATGGCTGCACGACAAATACGACACCACGGGGGAGAACCTTCGCA TCCCGCCAGCTCAGCCCTTGGAGTTTGCCCAGTTCCCCTTCCTGCTGCGTGGCCTCCAGAAGACTGCAGACTTTGTGGAGGCCATCGAGGGGGCCCGGGCAGCATGTGCAGAGGccggccaggctggggtgcacgCCTACCCCAGCGGCTCCCCCTTCCTCTTCTGGGAGCAGTATCTGGGCCTGCGACGCTGCTTCCTTCTGGCAGTCTGCATCCTGCTGGTGTGCACATTCCTCGTCTGTGCCCTGCTGCTCCTCAACCCCTGGACGGCTGGCCTCATA GTGCTGGTCCTGGCGATGATGACGGTGGAGCTCTTTGGTATCATGGGTTTCCTGGGCATCAAGCTGAGCGCCATCCCCGTGGTGATCCTCGTGGCCTCTGTAGGCATCGGTGTTGAGTTCACAGTCCACATGGCTCTG GGCTTTCTGACCACCCAGGGCAGCCGGAACCTGCGGGCCGCCCGTGCCCTTGAGCACACATTTGCCCCTGTGACTGATGGGGCCATCTCCACATTGCTGGGTCTGCTCATGCTTGCTGGTTCCCACTTTGACTTCATTGTAAG GTACTTCTTTGCGGCGCTGACGGTGCTCACGCTCCTGGGCCTCCTCCATGGACTTGTGCTGCTGCCTGTGCTGCTGTCCATCCTGGGCCCGCCACCAGAG GTGATACAGATGTACAAGGAAAGCCCAGAGGTCCTGAGTCCACCAGCTCCACAGGGAGGCGGGCTTAGGTGGGGGGcatccccctccctgccccagagCTTTGCCAGAGTGACTACCTCCATGACCGTGGCCATCCACCCACCCCCCCTACCTGGTGCCTATGTCCATCCAGCCTCTGATGAGCATCCTTGGTCCCCTGCTACCACCTCAGTTCCAGGGGACCAGGTCCAGCCACTGGGTGAAAAGAGCAGCTGA
- the PTCH2 gene encoding protein patched homolog 2 isoform X5, with translation MTRSPPLRELPPSYTPPARTAAPQILAGSLKAPLWLRAYFQGLLFSLGCGIQRHCGKVLFLGLLAFGALALGLRVAIIETNLEQLWVEVGSRVSQELHYTKEKLGEEAAYTSQMLIQTARQEGENILTPEALGLHLQAALTASKVQVSLYGKSWDLNKICYKSGVPLIENGMIERMIEKLFPCVILTPLDCFWEGAKLQGGSAYLPGRPDIQWTNLDPEQLLEELGPFASLEGFRELLDKAQVGQAYVGRPCLHPDDLHCPPSAPNHHSRQAPNVAHELSGGCHGFSHKFMHWQEELLLGGMARDPQGQLLRAEALQSTFLLMSPRQLYEHFRGDYQTHDIGWSEEQAGTVLQAWQRRFVQLAQEALPENASQQIHAFSSTTLDDILHAFSEVSAARVVGGYLLMLAYACVTMLRWDCAQSQGAVGLAGVLLVALAVASGLGLCALLGITFNAATTQVLPFLALGIGVDDVFLLAHAFTEALPGTPLQERMGECLQRTGTSVVLTSINNMAAFLMAALVPIPALRAFSLQAAIVVGCTFVAVMLVFPAILSLDLRRRHCQRLDVLCCFSSPCSARVIQILPQELKDETVPVGIAHLTATVQAFTHCEASSQHVVTILPPQAHLVPPPSDPLGSEVFSPGGSTRDLLGQEEETRQKAACKSLPCARWNLAHFARYQFAPLLLQSHAKAIVLVLFGALLGLSLYGATLVQDGLALTDVVPRGTKEHAFLSAQLRYFSLYEVALVTQGGFDYAHSQRALFDLHQRFSSLKAVLPPPATQAPRTWLHYYRSWLQGIQAAFDQDWASGRITRHSYRNGSEDGALAYKLLIQTGDAQEPLDFSQLTTRKLVDREGLIPPELFYMGLTVWVSSDPLGLAASQANFYPPPPEWLHDKYDTTGENLRIPPAQPLEFAQFPFLLRGLQKTADFVEAIEGARAACAEAGQAGVHAYPSGSPFLFWEQYLGLRRCFLLAVCILLVCTFLVCALLLLNPWTAGLIVLVLAMMTVELFGIMGFLGIKLSAIPVVILVASVGIGVEFTVHMALGFLTTQGSRNLRAARALEHTFAPVTDGAISTLLGLLMLAGSHFDFIVRYFFAALTVLTLLGLLHGLVLLPVLLSILGPPPEVIQMYKESPEVLSPPAPQGGGLRWGASPSLPQSFARVTTSMTVAIHPPPLPGAYVHPASDEHPWSPATTSVPGDQVQPLGEKSS, from the exons TGGGCAGCCGGGTGAGCCAGGAGCTGCATTACACCAAGGAGAAGCTGGGGGAGGAGGCTGCATACACCTCTCAGATGCTGATACAGACCGCACGGCAGGAGGGAGAGAACATCCTCACGCCCGAAGCACttggcctccacctccaggcaGCCCTCACTGCCAGTAAAGTCCAAGTATCACTCTATGGGAA GTCCTGGGATTTGAACAAAATCTGCTACAAGTCAGGAGTTCCCCTTATTGAAAATGGAATGATTGAGCGG ATGATTGAGAAGCTGTTTCCGTGCGTGATCCTCACTCCCCTCGACTGCTTCTGGGAGGGAGCCAAACTCCAAGGGGGCTCCGCCTACCTGCC TGGCCGTCCGGATATCCAGTGGACCAACCTGGATCCAGAGCAGCTGCTGGAGGAGCTGGGTCCCTTTGCCTCCCTTGAGGGCTTCCGGGAGCTGCTAGACAAGGCACAGGTGGGCCAGGCCTACGTGGGGCGGCCCTGTCTACACCCTGATGACCTCCACTGCCCACCTAGTGCCCCCAACCATCACAGCAGGCAG GCTCCCAACGTGGCTCACGAGCTGAGTGGGGGCTGCCATGGCTTCTCCCACAAATTCATGCACTGGCAGGAGGAATTGCTGCTGGGAGGCATGGCCAGAGACCCCCAGGGACAGCTGCTGAG GGCAGAGGCCCTGCAGAGCACCTTCTTGCTGATGAGTCCCCGCCAACTGTACGAGCATTTCCGGGGTGACTATCAGACGCATGACATTGGCTGGAGTGAGGAGCAGGCTGGCACAGTGCTACAAGCCTGGCAGCGGCGCTTTGTGCAG CTGGCCCAGGAGGCCCTGCCTGAGAACGCTTCCCAGCAGATCCACGCCTTCTCCTCCACCACCCTGGACGACATCCTGCATGCGTTCTCTGAAGTCAGCGCTGCCCGTGTGGTGGGAGGCTATCTGCTCATG CTGGCCTATGCCTGTGTGACAATGCTACGGTGGGACTGTGCCCAGTCCCAGGGTGCTGTGGGCCTTGCCGGGGTACTGCTGGTGGCCCTGGCGGTGGCCTCAGGCCTTGGGCTCTGTGCCCTGCTCGGCATCACCTTCAATGCTGCCACTACCCAG GTGCTGCCCTTCTTGGCTCTGGGAATCGGCGTGGATGACGTATTCCTGCTGGCGCACGCCTTCACAGAGGCTCTGCCTGGCACCCCTCTCCAG GAGCGCATGGGCGAGTGTCTGCAGCGCACGGGCACCAGTGTTGTACTCACATCCATCAACAACATGGCCGCCTTCCTCATGGCTGCCCTCGTTCCCATCCCCGCGCTGCGAGCCTTCTCCCTACAG GCGGCCATAGTGGTTGGCTGCACCTTTGTAGCCGTGATGCTTGTCTTCCCAGCCATCCTCAGCCTGGACCTACGGCGGCGCCACTGCCAGCGCCTCGATGTGCTCTGCTGCTTCTCCAG TCCCTGCTCTGCTCGGGTGATTCAGATCCTGCCCCAGGAGCTGAAGGACGAGACGGTTCCAGTGGGCATTGCCCACCTCACTGCCACAGTTCAAGCCTTTACACACTGTGAAGCCAGCAGCCAGCATGTGGTCACCATCCTGCCTCCCCAAGCCCACCTGGTGCCCCCACCTTCTGACCCACTGGGCTCTGAGGTCTTCAGCCCTGGAGGGTCCACACGGGACCTTCTAGGCCAGGAGGAGGAGACAAGGCAGAAGGCAGCCTGCAAGTCCCTGCCCTGTGCCCGCTGGAATCTTGCCCATTTTGCCCGCTACCAGTTTGCCCCCTTGCTGCTGCAGTCACATGCCAAG GCCATTGTGCTGGTGCTCTTTGGCGCTCTTCTGGGCCTGAGCCTCTACGGAGCCACCTTGGTGCAAGACGGCCTGGCCCTGACGGATGTGGTGCCCCGGGGCACCAAGGAGCATGCCTTCCTGAGCGCCCAGCTCAGGTACTTCTCCCTGTACGAGGTGGCCCTGGTGACCCAGGGTGGCTTTGACTACGCCCACTCCCAACGCGCCCTCTTTGATCTGCACCAGCGCTTCAGTTCCCTCAAGGCAGTGCTGCCCCCACCGGCCACCCAGGCACCCCGCACCTGGCTGCACTATTACCGCAGCTGGCTACAGG GAATCCAGGCTGCCTTTGACCAGGACTGGGCTTCTGGGCGCATCACCCGCCACTCGTACCGCAATGGCTCTGAGGATGGGGCCCTGGCCTACAAGCTGCTCATCCAGACTGGAGACGCCCAGGAGCCTCTGGATTTCAGCCAG CTGACCACAAGGAAGCTGGTAGACAGGGAGGGACTGATTCCACCCGAGCTCTTCTACATGGGGCTGACCGTGTGGGTGAGCAGTGACCCCCTGGGTCTGGCAGCCTCACAGGCCAACTTCTACCCCCCACCTCCTGAATGGCTGCACGACAAATACGACACCACGGGGGAGAACCTTCGCA TCCCGCCAGCTCAGCCCTTGGAGTTTGCCCAGTTCCCCTTCCTGCTGCGTGGCCTCCAGAAGACTGCAGACTTTGTGGAGGCCATCGAGGGGGCCCGGGCAGCATGTGCAGAGGccggccaggctggggtgcacgCCTACCCCAGCGGCTCCCCCTTCCTCTTCTGGGAGCAGTATCTGGGCCTGCGACGCTGCTTCCTTCTGGCAGTCTGCATCCTGCTGGTGTGCACATTCCTCGTCTGTGCCCTGCTGCTCCTCAACCCCTGGACGGCTGGCCTCATA GTGCTGGTCCTGGCGATGATGACGGTGGAGCTCTTTGGTATCATGGGTTTCCTGGGCATCAAGCTGAGCGCCATCCCCGTGGTGATCCTCGTGGCCTCTGTAGGCATCGGTGTTGAGTTCACAGTCCACATGGCTCTG GGCTTTCTGACCACCCAGGGCAGCCGGAACCTGCGGGCCGCCCGTGCCCTTGAGCACACATTTGCCCCTGTGACTGATGGGGCCATCTCCACATTGCTGGGTCTGCTCATGCTTGCTGGTTCCCACTTTGACTTCATTGTAAG GTACTTCTTTGCGGCGCTGACGGTGCTCACGCTCCTGGGCCTCCTCCATGGACTTGTGCTGCTGCCTGTGCTGCTGTCCATCCTGGGCCCGCCACCAGAG GTGATACAGATGTACAAGGAAAGCCCAGAGGTCCTGAGTCCACCAGCTCCACAGGGAGGCGGGCTTAGGTGGGGGGcatccccctccctgccccagagCTTTGCCAGAGTGACTACCTCCATGACCGTGGCCATCCACCCACCCCCCCTACCTGGTGCCTATGTCCATCCAGCCTCTGATGAGCATCCTTGGTCCCCTGCTACCACCTCAGTTCCAGGGGACCAGGTCCAGCCACTGGGTGAAAAGAGCAGCTGA